CCGCGCCGCGGCCCGCGCGTTCTACCACGCCGTCGGGTTCAACGACGAGGAGCTCGCGAAGCCGCTGGTCCTCATCGCGAACACGTGGACCGACGCCATGCCGTGCAACTTCGGGCTGCGCGGGCTCGCCGACCACGTCAAAGCCGGCGTGCGCGCGGCCGGCGGAACGCCGATGGAGTTCAACACGATCGCGATCTCCGACGGGATCACGATGGGAACCGAAGGGATGAAGGCCTCGCTCGTCTCGCGCGAGCTGATCGCCGACTCGATCGAGCTCGTCGCACGCGCGTACGGCTTCGACGCGATCGTCGCGCTCGTCGCGTGCGACAAGACGATTCCGGCCGCCGGGATGGCGCTGCTGCGGCTCGACGTCCCCGGGATCGTGCTCTACGGCGGCTCGATCGCGCCCGGTCGTTACAACGGCCGCGACGTCACGATCGGCGACGTGTTCGAGGCGATCGGCGAGCACGCGGCCGGCACGATCGGCGATGCGGAGCTGCGCGCGATCGAGTACGCCGCGTGCCCCGGCGCGGGCGCGTGCGGCGGACAGTTCACCGCCAACACGATGGCGACCGCGCTGGAGTTTCTCGGCCTCTCGCTGGTCGGCAGCGCGAGCCCGGGCGCCACCGATCCGCGCAAAGAGAAGGAGGGCTATCGCGCCGGCGTCAGCGTGATGGAGATGCTGCGCAGCGGGCTCACGCCGCGTGCGATCGCGACGCGCGCCGCGTTCGAGAACGCGCTCGCGGCGGCGACCGGCACCGGCGGCTCGACGAACAGCGTGCTGCACTTGATCGCGCTCGCGCGCGAGGCCGGCGTCCCGCTGACGCTCGAAGACTTCGAGCGCATCTCGGAGCGCACGCCGATCGTCGCCGACTTGCGGCCCGGCGGCAAGTACGTCGCGCTCGACGTCGACAAGGCCGGCGGAATCCAACTGATCGCGAAGCGGATGGTCGAGGGCGGGTTGGTCGACGGCCGGACGCTCACGCCGAGCGGGCGCACCTTGCGCGAGGAAACCGCGAACGTCCAGGAGACGCCGGGGCAGCAGGTCGTCGCCACCGCCGAGCGCCCGTTCAAGAAGAAGGGCGGGCTGCGAATCCTGCGCGGCAACCTCGCACCCGAGGGCGCCGTGGTCAAGGTCGCCGGCCACGAGCCGTCCCGGCTCACCGGGCGCGCGCGCGTCTTCGACCGCGAAGAAGACGCGATGCACGCGCTCGACGCGCGCGAGATCGTACCGGGCGACGTCGTCGTCATTCGCTACGAAGGCCCGAAAGGCGGTCCGGGGATGCGCGAGATGCTCGGCGTGACGTCGGCGATCGTCGGACAAGGGCTGGGCGATTCGGTCTCGCTCGTCACCGACGGGCGCTTCAGCGGCGCGACGCGCGGTTTGATGGTGGGCCACGTCGCGCCCGAGGCGTTCGCCGGCGGACCGCTCGCAGCGGTCCGCGACGGCGACACGATCACCATCGACGTGGAGCGGGGCCGCCTCGAGATCGCGCTCACCGGCGAGGAGATCGCCGAGCGGCTGCGCACGTGGCGTGCGCCGCAACCGCGCTATGCCGACGGTGTCTTCGCGAAGTATGCGGCGCTCGTCTCTTCCGCCTCGGAAGGCGCGGTGACGCGCGTGGCGGCAACGCGATGATCTCGCTGCGCTGCAGCGGCTGCGGCGAGCAGCCGCCGGACGCCGACGTGCTCGCGTGCCCGTTGTGCGAGGAGCTGCTGGCGTTCGAGCTCCGCACCGACGCGATCAGCGCGTACGCCGTCGAGGACCGGGCACGGTTGCGCCGGGCGTCGGTCGATGCGCGCGACCGGAGCGGCGTGTGGCGCTATCGCGAGCTGTTGCCGCCCGTCGCGGACGACGCGATCACGACGCTGCGCGAAGGCGACGTCCCGCTGATCGAAGCGAACCGCGGCGCCTCGTACGCCGGCGTCGACCGGCTCGCCTACCTGCATCTCGGAATGAACCCGACCGCGTCGTTCAAGGACGCCGGGATGACGGTCGCGATCTCGCACGCGCGCGAGCGCGGCGCGCGCGTCGCGATCTGCGCGAGCACCGGGAACACTGCGGCGTCGGCGGCGGCATACGCCGCGCGCGCCGGGATGACGGCCGTGGTGATCGCGCCCGTCGACGCGATCAGCGCCGCGAAGGTCACGCAGACGCTCGACTACGGCGCGCACGTCGTCGCGGTCGAGGGCGATTTCGACGACGCGCTGCGCGCGGTGCGCCCGCTCGATCCGGCGACCGTCACCGTCGTGAACAGCGTGAACCCGTACCGCATCGAAGGGCAGAAGACGGCGGCGTTCGTGCTGCTCGAGCAGCGCCGCTGGCACGCGCCGGACTGGGTCGTCCTCCCGGGTGGAAACCTCGGCAACGCCAGCGCGCTCGGCAAGGGGTTTCGCGAAGCGCGCGGGATCGGGCTGACGGCGCGGCTTCCGCGGCTGGCCGTCGTGCAGGCGGCGGGCGCGGCACCGTTCGCGCGCGCGTGGCGCGAGGATCGCGAGCTGGTTCCGGTGCGCGCGCAGACCGACGCGACCGCGATCCGGATCGGCGCGCCCGCGTCGTGGAAGAAGGCGCGCGCCGAAGTGCGGTTCTCGGCCGGCACGGTCCTCGACGTGCGCGACGACGAGATCGCCGAAGCTCGCGCGGTGATCGGGCGCGACGGCGTCGGGTGCGAGCCCGCGTCGGCCGCTTCGCTCGCCGGTCTGCGGCAGCTGGTCTCGAGCGGGACGGTGCCGCGCGACGCCGACGTCGTCTGCGTCCTCACCGGACACGTGCTCAAAGACACCGCGTACGCCGAGCGCTATCACGCCTCGAGCGCGCCGCACGCGAACGCGATCGTGCGCGGCACCGATCTCGCCGACTACCTGAACCTGCTGCTGCTGACGCGCGCGTGAGAGGTCACGTGCGCTTAGCGCCCGTGACGCGGACCGATGATTGAGTTCACGGTCAGCGCGCCCGCGTCGAGCGCGAACCTGGGCGCGGGATTTGACGCGGTCGCGCTCGCGCTCGAGCTGCGGATGACGGCGCGCGTGCGCGAGCGCGCGCCGGGCTCCTCGTCGGAGTGGCGGTACGGCGGACCGCAGGCGCCGACGCACGACGGTGTGCGCGGCGCGGTCGAACGCGGCATCGTGCGAATCGCGCCGGCCGCGCCGCCGCTGCAGGTCGAGCTGACGAACGCGATCCCGCTGGGCGCGGGGCTGGGGAGCAGCGCGGCGGCGCACGCGCTCGGGGTCGCGATCGGCGCGCGGCTGGTCGACCGCCCGCCCGACGACGACCTGCTCGCGCTCGCCGTCGCCGAGCTCGAAGGCCATCCCGACAACGCGCTTGCCGCATGGTACGGCGGCGCGATCGTCGCCGCGCACGGCGAGGACGGCCTCAGCTCGGCGCGCTTTTCACCCCCGCCGGTCTCTGCGGCCGTCGTCGTCCCCGAGATCGCGCTGCCGACCGAAGCGGCCCGCGCGCTCATCCCTCAGACCTACGCGCGCGCCGACGCCGTCCACAACGTCCAGCGGGCGGCGCTGCTCGGCGCTGCGCTCGCAAGCGGCCGGGTCGACCTGCTGCGGGCCGCGGTCCGCGACCGGCTTCACCAGCCGTACCGGGCGGGGTCGGTTCCGGGCCTGGAGGAGATGCTGGCGCTCGACGATCCCGCGCTCGTCGCGGTCGCGCTCTCCGGGGCCGGGCCTTCGGTGCTTGCGCTGGCGCGCTCCGGGCCGGAGCGGATCGGGCGCGCGCTGGCAGCGATCTTCGCGCGCCACGGCGTGCGCAGCGCGGTCCTGACGCCGGCGCTCGCGGCGACCGGCATCACCATAACGACATCTGAACGCGCGTAGCGAGCAAGCTGGAGGGGGAGCCTCCGGCCGCGAGAACGTGGGACGTAATGATCAGCGTCAGCGTCGGTTCGCCGGCCGGGATGTGCACCGTCGCAAACCCCGCGTTCTACCGCTACGTGCTTCGACTCGCCGAGGCGCCGCTGCGCACCACCGCCCTCGACCGCGCCCAGCTCGACGTCCTGGCGAACGTCCCGCACGCGTACGCTGACGAGGAGGAGTGCTCGGGCGACGGTTGGCGGATCGTCCCCGCGATGTCGTACGAAGACTGGCCGGTCCTCGAAGCGACCCCGCAGCGCCTGCGCGCCGCCTTTCAAACCGCACGGCGCCTGCTGTGGAAGAACGCCGGCCCGGTCGGCATCAGCGCCGGCGACATGATCGCGATCGACACCGAGATCGAATCCGTTTTGGCCGTCCTGCGCCAAGCGGAAGCCGGCGGCTTCAGCGTCAACGTCAGCTACGTCAGCTGAGTGGCTTCGGCTTCGCCGAAGCCTTCGCGTTCGGCGCTGACGCGCCGCTCCGCGCTCGATTTTTCACGGTAACATCGCCGTCACGGCGCGGTTCCGCGCGGCGTTCATCATCGTCCTCGTGCCGACGCGCGAGGACGTTCTTGCAATCCGTTCGATTGGTGAAGCGTTCGACCTTTCGAGCCGCAAGGTGCGAAAGCGCGAGGTCGCGCTGATCCGAGTCGCTGTGGCGGAGCGTCTGATTCGGCTTACCGATCATGCGGACGATGCGATGTTCGACGAAGCAATCTCCGAAGAGACGATGTGGTATGTGGTTACTCGCGGCCGAGCTCGATCAAAGGATATCGACGAGCGCGCCGGACGACAGATCGGGATCAACTTCGAGGCCGACGACGGCCGCCGGCGGCGTATCCGCGTCAAGGTATCATGGGCGGTTAGGTATTTCGTCGCGACCGTTCATACGGTATAAGAGGATGAGATGGACGATGAGATGACCCTCGAGAATGCGCTCGTGACGTTCGATAAACGTATGGGACCCGGCGTGCTCGTTCATATCACCGGCATCCCGGCGGAGATTGTCCGTTCCCCGGGCAAGGGCGATTTGACGCTCTTCGACATGGCGACGTCGGGCCGGCTCCAGCACCTGCTCCGCGTCGCACGCAGGCGCGTGGAGGTCGGCGAAACCGACGTTACGATCGACTTCACGAGCGACGCGTAGCCGCGGTCGATTACTGGCGGGGGTTGAACAAGCTCCCCAGGACGTTCCCGACGTTGCTCGTGCCGCCGGCTTGCGTCGCGCCTTCGTATTGGGGCTCGTGATACGTCATCGACTGGAGGCCGAGCCGCCCCGGCCCCGTGAAACGGTTGATGATGAACGACGCGCCGCCGACCAGCGCGCCGAGCGCGCCCATGATCCCGCCGCCGCCGCCCGACTGCAGCACCGTGACGGTGTCCATCCGGACCGAGGAGTCTTTCCAGAGCCACGCGCCGGGCTCGACGTCGATCTGCTCGCCGGGGCCGAGCTGTTTCTCGAAGACGTTGCCGTAGCCGTGCAGGAGCAGCAGACCTTCGGCGTTCGTGGCGCTGAAACGGTCGATGAACAGCCCGCTGCGGGAGAAGAAGACGTTCGCCAAGCCTTGCTGCCAGTAGAAATCGTACGCGACGGTGTTCGTCGCGAGCAAGAACTGATGCTCGCGCACGTCGACGATCTGTCCTGGGCGCAGCTTCAGCGCGACGATCTGTCCGGGCGCTTCGCGCGACATCGCGATGTTGCCGGGACCTTGCGCGGTCGAGATGAAGATCTGCAAGCCCGCGAAGACCCGCCGCGCGGCGTTCTTCAAGCCCATGAAGCCGAGTCTCACCTGCGGCTGCTTCCACAATAAGATGTGGTGCTCGAAGTAGATGCTGGTGCTCGGGCCCAGCTCGACGTCCGCGACCGGAACCAGCTCGCCCTCGACGCGCACCGTGGTGTCGCCGACGGTGATCGGCTCTTTCGGGTTGTCGCGTTCGGCGATCGGCTCGGTGTACGTGCCGACGCCGATCGGCTGCGGGGCGGGCGCGCCGCAGCTGGGACAGAACTTCGATCCGTCGGGGATCGCGCTTTGACAGCTCGGACAGGTCATGCGCGCGAGCGTTCGCCGCGGCTCGGTTCGGGCCTACTCGCTTGAGCGAGGCTCCGCCGCGCCGCGACGGGCCGCGATCAGGCCGACCCCGCCGCCGACCGACGCGAACGCGAGGACGAAGAGCAGGCTCAGCTCGGGCCGGGAGCTTTCCGGAACGGCGGCGGACGCCGCGCGCTGATCCGCGGCTGGCTGCACCGCCGTCGCGGCAGCCGCGGGTGCGGAACGGGACGGCGCCTCGGCCGCGAGCGCGCTCGCCGTTCCGGCCAAGGTGAGAAGCGCCAGGAGCGGCGCGAAGCGGAGGCGGAACATCCCGACCCGTGTACCCGCTTTTCGCCGGGTACGTGGGTTGACATGGAACGCGAATCGGTGCAGCGCGAGTCGATCGAAGCCGACGAGATCGGGACCGACGACCAAGAGTTCTCCTCGGTCGAAGACGTCGGCTCCGAGCCGAGCGAAAACCCCGCCGTCGACGACGTGTAGCGGTTGGAGCAGCGTCCGCCGGGCCGCCAGCGGTTCTCGGTCTTTCATCGCTCCGCCGACGAGGAGGCCGGCCGCCGCGCCTGGCATCACGCGTACGCCGAGGTGTTTCGGGGCTTCGGCTCGGTGCTCGACGTCGGCTGCGGGACCGGGGTGTTTCTCGACCTGCTGCGCGAGCGTGGCGTCGGGCGCGTGCTCGGCGTCGACCGCGATCCGGAGATGGTCGCGGACACGCGCGCGCGCGGACACGAGGCGCGCGTGCTGGACGCGCGCACGCAGCTTGAAGCGCTCGGCGAGCGCTTCGACGGCATTCATCTCGCGTTCGTGATCGAGACGACGGACGGTGACGAAGGGCTCGCCATGCTGCGCGCGTGCGCAGCGCTGCTGAAGCCGGACGGGCTGCTCGTCGTGCGCACGCTGAACCCGCGCAACGCCGCGATTCGCGACGGCAGCTTTTGGCTGGAGCCCTGGTCGAAGCGCCCGTGGCCGCTCGAGACGCTGCACGTCGTGCTGACCGATCTCGGCCTGCGCATCGTCGGCGCGGGGAACGAACCGGAGGGCTGGCAGCACGTCTACATCCTCGGCCGCGCGCCGGCGGCACCGCGCGCGCACGACGAGCGTGTCGCGGTCGCGTTTCAAGGCGAGTTCTTCGCGTACAACTCGATGGCTACGGTGAACCGCGAGCTCGCGAGCGCGCTGCGCGAGCACGCCGACGTCGCGCCGGTGATCGTCCCCGACGAGCCCGCGCCCGAGCCGTCGGTCGCCGCCGATCCGCGCTTCGGTGCGTTGCGCGCCGCGACGCGGCGCGGCGTTCCCGCTTGCGACGTGCTGATCCGGCAGTCGAACGGCGCAGCGGACTTTCGCCGGCCCGACGGCGTGGGCGCGCTGGTGCAGATCCTGCCGTGGGAGTACGGCACGCTGCCGCGCGCCTGGGTGGACGCGTTGCGCGAAGGCGGCGCCGACGAAGTGTGGACGCCGACCGACTACTGCCGCACGATGTTTCTCGACGCCGGGATCGCGCCCGAGCGCGTCGCGGTCGTGCCGAACGGAATCGACCCGGAGCGTTTCTCGCCCGAACGCGCGCTCGAGCCGTATCCGCTCGCCACGCGCGCGGCGTTCAAGTTCCTGTACCTCGGCGGCGCGCTCCCGCGCAAGGGCGTCGACGTGCTGCTCGCCGCGTACCGCAGCGCCTTCACGCGCGGCGACGACGTCGCGCTCGTGCTGAAGCTGTTCGGAACGCAGACCTTCTACCAGCTGGACGACGGGGGCGCCGCGCTGCGCGCGTTCGCGAACGAAGAAGACGCGCCCGAGCTGCTGGTCATCGACGAAGAGCTCAGCGACGAGGACGTGGTGCGGCTCTACCGCACCTGCGATGCGCTGGCGTTTCCGTACCGCGGCGAAGGGTTCGGGTTGCCGATGCTCGAGGCGCTCGCCTGCGGTCTGCCGGTGATTGCAACCGCCGGAGGCGCGGCGGACGCATTCTTGGACGACGACGTCGCCTATCGCGTTCCCGCCAAGCGAGTCGCGCTGCGCGGACCGATGCGCGGCGAGACGCTCGCCGGCGAAGGCTGGTGGCTCGAGCCCGACGTCGACGCGCTCGCGGCAACGCTGCGCCACGTCGCCGCGCACCGCGACGAAGCGCGCGCCAAGGCGCTGCGCGGCTCGCAGCGCGCGCGCACCGACTGGACGTGGGAACGCGCCGCGGCGGTCGCCGCCGAGCGGCTGCGCGGGTTGCTCGCGCGCACGTCCGAAACGACGGCGCGATGAACGGCGCGCTCAGCGACCAGCGGATCTTCGAGCGGCGCGTGCTGTTCGGTCCGCTGCGCGAGGCGCTCGCCGCCGTGCAGCTGCGCGGGCCGATCGCGCTGCTCGGGACGCCGCGTTCGCTCGGCGCGATCGAGGACGACATGTTCGGCGGTGCGGCGGTGCACCGGTTCGCCGGCGCGCGGCTGCACAATCCGCGCGACGTGGTGGAAGCTGCCGGAAACTTCGTCGAGGCGCGCGGGTGCGCGAGCGTGCTGGCGATCGGGAGCTCGAGCGCGATCGATCTCGGCAAAGCGGTTTCGGACGGGCGCGACCTCGTGCTCGCGCTCGCGCCCAGCGCGCTCGGCGGCGCGGAGATGTCGCGCGGGTACGGCGTCGTCGAAGGCGATCGCAAATCCGGCGGCCGCTTGCGCACGCCGGCGCCGATCGTGATCTACGATTCCACGTTGCTTGCGACGCTGCCGGCGCGCGAGCTGGGCTCGATCGGGATCAACGCGTGGGCGCACACGATCGAAGCAAGCTACGCGAAGCTGCAGCACGCGCTCGGCACCGCCGCCGCGACCGCGGCCGGACGGCGCTTGCCGCGGCTGCTGAAGCGCGCCGCGACGCAGCGCGACCAGCCGCTGCACCGCGCGCTGTTCGAGGCCGCGCACCTGGCCGGCTTCGCGCTCGACGCACGCTCGATGGGGTTGCACCACGCGGTCTGCCACGTGATCGGCGGGCTGACGCTGATCCCGCACGGAATCGTCAACGCCGTCGTGCTGCCGCACGCGATCCGCGCCAACGCGCGCCTCGCACCGCATGCGGTCGATGCGGTCACCGAGTCGTTCGGGATCGCGGACCTTGCCGCGGAAGCGGACGCGATCGCCGCCACCTACGCGCTCCCGCGGACGTTCGCCGAACTCGGTGCGCCAACGAACTTCGTCGAGCGCGCTTTACCGCGCGTCGCCGAGCACGCGCTGCTGAAGAACAACCCCATCGTCCCCGACAGAGGGACGCTGCGCGAGCTGCTGCAGCGCGCCTACGGCGGCTGAGCCCGCCTAGACCGACGCGGGGCTAGTTGACGACTTCGACCCGTTCGTCGGGGAAGACGCGGAAGCGGGTCTCGAAGCCGCGCACGCCGGTGTCGGTGCGGATGCGGCTGTGGACGACGATGTCGCGGGCGCTGCGCCCGTCCTCGAGCTTGCGCGGGACGTCGGAGTCGAGCCGGATCAGCGGCGCCATCCCGGCGCCGGGCGGGGCGAGCCGTTTGAGCCGCACCAGATGATCGGCGATCGTGCCCTGCACCGCGAACGAGAACGTGCTGCCGGCGAAGCCGCCCGGCGCGCCGCCGGCGTTCGGCTCGGGGATGTCGTCGACGTAGCGCACGACGGCCGCGCGGTCATCCTCCGAGATCGCGGTGAAGGTGCAGAAATAGCGGTGGCTGACGCGCTTGGTGCCGCGCGCCGGCTCGTACTTGATGATCCGCACGCGGCTGGGGATCGTGCGGCGGCGGATCGTGAACGTCACCGGCACGTCGCTGCCGCCGCCGCGCACGGCGACTTCCGAGACGAACGCCAGGCCGTCGGGCGAGAGCCGCATGCCGACGACCGCGATGCGCTTGCCCTCGGAGATCGTGACGGCGTCGAACGTCCCGCTGCGCCCGGACGCTCCCTCGAACCACATCCGCTCGGAACTCTTGAAGAGCCCGCCGATCAGATCCATGTGCCTAGATTATCGGCAGAGCCGCGCCTGAAAGAAGGGTTCTCATCTCCTTCTCAGTAACTGAAATATTGATTATCGGAACAAGGGGGCGGGGATGGGGAAGAAGCGCGGACCGGTCTACGAGAGCCCGGAGTACCTGTCGGCCGATCCGGAGATCGCGGCCTTCTCCGAGCAGTACCTCACCATGCGCGGGACGACGCCGCGCACCCGCGAGGCCTACCAGCGCGACTTGGAGCACTTCGGCGCGTTTCTGAAAGCGCGCGCGCTCGGCGGCGATCCGGACAAGAAAGCGCCGCCGCCGTACGAGCAGCTGGCCGGCGCGGCGTACGCGGACATCCTCGCCTATCAGACGCACCTGGCGCGCTCGCGCCGCTACGCGCCGCGCTCGGTTCGCCGCAAGGTCGCCACGCTGCGCACGTTCTACAAGCACCTGCGCCGGGCGGGCCGGCGCAGCGACAACCCGGCCGCCGACGCGATCCTCCCGAAGATCGGCAAGCCGCTCCCCAAGGCGATGCGGGGCGATGAGGTCGCGAAGGTGTTCGCGGTCACGCTCGCCGGGCTGAGCGAGCCGCAGCGGCGGCGGGACCGGGCCATCCTGCAGTGCCTTTGGTCGTGCGGGGTGCGGCGCGCCGAGCTGGTCGGGCTCGACCTGAACGACGTCGACCTGGAGGGCCGCCAGCTGCGCGTCATCAAGGGCAAGGGCAACAAGGATCGCTACGTGCCGATGACGCCCGAGGCGGCGGCAGCGATGCGCGCCTACCTCGACGTGCGCCCGCGCGCCAGCGTCCCGGCGTTCTTCGTCGGGCGCGGCGACCGCCGGCTCAGCGCGGCAGCCGTGTACAAGATCGTGCGAACGTACATGACGCTCGCCGGGATCACCGAGTATGCTTCACCGCACACCTGGCGGCACACGGTGGCGACGCTCATGCGCGAGCGTGGTGCGGATCTTCTGTTCCTCAAAGAGTTTCTCGGTCACGAGTCGACCGCGACGACCGAGATCTACACCAAGCTCGCGCGCGAGCGCTTACGCACGGAGTTCGACAAGTTCCATCCGCGCGAGGACGTCTAGGCTATATTCGTGCGCCGCGGCCGGTGATGATGTTGAACACCAGCAGCACGATGGCGATGACGATCAGCAGATGGATCAGCCCGCCGCCGAAGTGCAGCAAGAAGCCGAGCAGCCAGAAGATGAACAGGATGACGATGATTCCCCAGATGAGTCCGGCCATAAAGACAGAGTCCTCCCTTTCGAGCCCTGCTTGCCCGACCAGGAGGCTTCTTAAACGACCGGCCGGGTCGCCTCGCGGGCTTTGACGAGCGCGGTCAGCGTCTCGTTGTACGGCGTCGGGACCGCGGCGCGGCGGCCCGCCGCGACGACCGCTCCGTTGATGAAGTCGACCTCGGTCGGGACGCCGGCGCGCAGGTCGTAGAGCATCGAGTTGTCGAGCTCGGCCGTCTGCTCGACGATCGTGCGCACGTACGACCACGGGTCGGTAAACGGGAGCGGGATCCGCATCGCGTTCGCGACGGTCGCCGCTTCCTGCGCCAGCGAGCGCGCGACGTCGCCGGCGTGCGCGTCGGTCAGCACCACGCCGTTGTGCCGGTCGAGCAGCGCGGCGACCGGGTTGATCGCCGCGTTCGCGATCAGCTTGCCCCATAGGTGCGGGCGGATGTCGTACGCCGCGCTCGCGTGCAGGCCGGCGTCGACGAGCAGCGCGACGACGCGGTTCACGGTTGCGGGCGAAGCGCCGGCGCTGCCGAGCACCGTCGTGCCGTCGCCGATCCGCTTGGCGTCGGCCGAGCCGACCGTGAGCGCCGACTCGGTCGTCGCGCCGATGACCAGCGAGATCATCGAGCCGAGCGAGGTTTTGATCGCCTCTTCGTTGCCCAGGCCGTTCTGCAGCGAGACGATCGCCGTCGCCGGACTCAGCTCGTTCGCGAACGGGCGCAGCGCGCGGAGCGTGTCGGTCGCGCGCACGAACACGAACAGCACCTGCACGCCGAACAGCTCGCGCGGCTCGCTGGTCGCCCGCGCGGCCCGCGCCTCGCCGTCGATCTTCAGCCCCTCGCGGTTGACCGTCTCGACGACGTCGCGCTTCCGCTCGAGCAGGATCACGTCGTTAGAAGCGGCCAGCCGCTGCCCGAACAACGTCCCGAGCGCGCCCGCGCCCACTATTCCGATTCTCATCGCGCTCGGTCCATCACCATGCTCGTATCTTCATCTTCTTCTTCTTCGACATGAGACCGATCAGGAGAACCCCCGCGAGGAAGCCGCCGATGTGGGCGAAGTACGCGATCCCGCCGGTCGACTCCGCCGCGCGGCTGCTGATCGTGCCGAAGCCGTCGAGGAACTGCGTGAGCGCCCAGACGCCGATGACCATGATCGCCGGGAGCCGCACGAACAGCGGGATGACGAAGACGGGGACAATCGTGCGCACCGAGGCGAACGGAAAGTTCACCAGGTACGCGCCGAGCACGCCCGCGATCGCGCCGGAGGCTCCGAGCGCGGGGACGTGGCTGCCCGGCGCGACCGCGACCTGCGCGATCCCGCCGGCGATCCCGCACAGCAGGTAGAACACGAAGAACCGGAGGTGGCCGCAGACCGCCTCGACCGCCCGCCCGAACACGAACAGGAACAGCATGTTGAATCCGATGTGCAGCCAGCCGCCGTGCAGGAACATCGAGGTGACGATCGTGAGCGGCGGAAACTGCGGCGAGGGCGGCGGCAGCACGACCCAGTGCGTGACGTCGTACGGGATCGTCGCATAGGCGAGGATGAACGCGTCGGGATCCGGCGCGCTCAGCTCGAGGACCCACACGTACACGTTGACAAAGAGCAAACCGTAGAGGACGAACGAACCGC
This genomic window from Candidatus Eremiobacterota bacterium contains:
- a CDS encoding tyrosine-type recombinase/integrase, which codes for MGKKRGPVYESPEYLSADPEIAAFSEQYLTMRGTTPRTREAYQRDLEHFGAFLKARALGGDPDKKAPPPYEQLAGAAYADILAYQTHLARSRRYAPRSVRRKVATLRTFYKHLRRAGRRSDNPAADAILPKIGKPLPKAMRGDEVAKVFAVTLAGLSEPQRRRDRAILQCLWSCGVRRAELVGLDLNDVDLEGRQLRVIKGKGNKDRYVPMTPEAAAAMRAYLDVRPRASVPAFFVGRGDRRLSAAAVYKIVRTYMTLAGITEYASPHTWRHTVATLMRERGADLLFLKEFLGHESTATTEIYTKLARERLRTEFDKFHPREDV
- the thrC gene encoding threonine synthase → MISLRCSGCGEQPPDADVLACPLCEELLAFELRTDAISAYAVEDRARLRRASVDARDRSGVWRYRELLPPVADDAITTLREGDVPLIEANRGASYAGVDRLAYLHLGMNPTASFKDAGMTVAISHARERGARVAICASTGNTAASAAAYAARAGMTAVVIAPVDAISAAKVTQTLDYGAHVVAVEGDFDDALRAVRPLDPATVTVVNSVNPYRIEGQKTAAFVLLEQRRWHAPDWVVLPGGNLGNASALGKGFREARGIGLTARLPRLAVVQAAGAAPFARAWREDRELVPVRAQTDATAIRIGAPASWKKARAEVRFSAGTVLDVRDDEIAEARAVIGRDGVGCEPASAASLAGLRQLVSSGTVPRDADVVCVLTGHVLKDTAYAERYHASSAPHANAIVRGTDLADYLNLLLLTRA
- a CDS encoding methyltransferase domain-containing protein is translated as MEQRPPGRQRFSVFHRSADEEAGRRAWHHAYAEVFRGFGSVLDVGCGTGVFLDLLRERGVGRVLGVDRDPEMVADTRARGHEARVLDARTQLEALGERFDGIHLAFVIETTDGDEGLAMLRACAALLKPDGLLVVRTLNPRNAAIRDGSFWLEPWSKRPWPLETLHVVLTDLGLRIVGAGNEPEGWQHVYILGRAPAAPRAHDERVAVAFQGEFFAYNSMATVNRELASALREHADVAPVIVPDEPAPEPSVAADPRFGALRAATRRGVPACDVLIRQSNGAADFRRPDGVGALVQILPWEYGTLPRAWVDALREGGADEVWTPTDYCRTMFLDAGIAPERVAVVPNGIDPERFSPERALEPYPLATRAAFKFLYLGGALPRKGVDVLLAAYRSAFTRGDDVALVLKLFGTQTFYQLDDGGAALRAFANEEDAPELLVIDEELSDEDVVRLYRTCDALAFPYRGEGFGLPMLEALACGLPVIATAGGAADAFLDDDVAYRVPAKRVALRGPMRGETLAGEGWWLEPDVDALAATLRHVAAHRDEARAKALRGSQRARTDWTWERAAAVAAERLRGLLARTSETTAR
- a CDS encoding lmo0937 family membrane protein, which encodes MAGLIWGIIVILFIFWLLGFLLHFGGGLIHLLIVIAIVLLVFNIITGRGARI
- the ilvD gene encoding dihydroxy-acid dehydratase; translated protein: MQVRSSSPLRSAAVRTEAVDPTRARSSVVVDGRDRAAARAFYHAVGFNDEELAKPLVLIANTWTDAMPCNFGLRGLADHVKAGVRAAGGTPMEFNTIAISDGITMGTEGMKASLVSRELIADSIELVARAYGFDAIVALVACDKTIPAAGMALLRLDVPGIVLYGGSIAPGRYNGRDVTIGDVFEAIGEHAAGTIGDAELRAIEYAACPGAGACGGQFTANTMATALEFLGLSLVGSASPGATDPRKEKEGYRAGVSVMEMLRSGLTPRAIATRAAFENALAAATGTGGSTNSVLHLIALAREAGVPLTLEDFERISERTPIVADLRPGGKYVALDVDKAGGIQLIAKRMVEGGLVDGRTLTPSGRTLREETANVQETPGQQVVATAERPFKKKGGLRILRGNLAPEGAVVKVAGHEPSRLTGRARVFDREEDAMHALDAREIVPGDVVVIRYEGPKGGPGMREMLGVTSAIVGQGLGDSVSLVTDGRFSGATRGLMVGHVAPEAFAGGPLAAVRDGDTITIDVERGRLEIALTGEEIAERLRTWRAPQPRYADGVFAKYAALVSSASEGAVTRVAATR
- a CDS encoding AIM24 family protein, producing MTCPSCQSAIPDGSKFCPSCGAPAPQPIGVGTYTEPIAERDNPKEPITVGDTTVRVEGELVPVADVELGPSTSIYFEHHILLWKQPQVRLGFMGLKNAARRVFAGLQIFISTAQGPGNIAMSREAPGQIVALKLRPGQIVDVREHQFLLATNTVAYDFYWQQGLANVFFSRSGLFIDRFSATNAEGLLLLHGYGNVFEKQLGPGEQIDVEPGAWLWKDSSVRMDTVTVLQSGGGGGIMGALGALVGGASFIINRFTGPGRLGLQSMTYHEPQYEGATQAGGTSNVGNVLGSLFNPRQ
- the thrB gene encoding homoserine kinase: MIEFTVSAPASSANLGAGFDAVALALELRMTARVRERAPGSSSEWRYGGPQAPTHDGVRGAVERGIVRIAPAAPPLQVELTNAIPLGAGLGSSAAAHALGVAIGARLVDRPPDDDLLALAVAELEGHPDNALAAWYGGAIVAAHGEDGLSSARFSPPPVSAAVVVPEIALPTEAARALIPQTYARADAVHNVQRAALLGAALASGRVDLLRAAVRDRLHQPYRAGSVPGLEEMLALDDPALVAVALSGAGPSVLALARSGPERIGRALAAIFARHGVRSAVLTPALAATGITITTSERA
- a CDS encoding iron-containing alcohol dehydrogenase; the protein is MNGALSDQRIFERRVLFGPLREALAAVQLRGPIALLGTPRSLGAIEDDMFGGAAVHRFAGARLHNPRDVVEAAGNFVEARGCASVLAIGSSSAIDLGKAVSDGRDLVLALAPSALGGAEMSRGYGVVEGDRKSGGRLRTPAPIVIYDSTLLATLPARELGSIGINAWAHTIEASYAKLQHALGTAAATAAGRRLPRLLKRAATQRDQPLHRALFEAAHLAGFALDARSMGLHHAVCHVIGGLTLIPHGIVNAVVLPHAIRANARLAPHAVDAVTESFGIADLAAEADAIAATYALPRTFAELGAPTNFVERALPRVAEHALLKNNPIVPDRGTLRELLQRAYGG